Within Serratia odorifera, the genomic segment CAGCAATTGCCGGACCTCTTGATACACCGAAAGTCCACCGACGCCGGAATCAAATACCAACACCGTCGGGCGTGGAGTCGCGGTGGAATTAGAAGGTATAGCTTCCAGTGAGGGAGTATTCTCTTCCTGGAGTAGCGTAGCCATATGCCGTCTCATAATCTTTATCAAACAGGTTGGCAATTCTACCACGAACTGTCAGATGTGATGTGACTGGATACGAAACGGCGAGATCCCACAGGCTGACGCCGCCGAGTTTGACCGTCTCGCTCGGGTAGCTACTGTAATCTTTGTCAAAACGCTGCCCCAGATAACGATAGGTCACCGCCCAGTCCAGGTCATAGACCTGCCAATCCAGTTCATACTTCACCTGTTGTTTGGCGCGGCGCAGCAGAACCTCATTGGTTTTGGCGTTGCGCGGGTCAACGTAGTCGTAGCCAATCTGATGCGTCAACGGGCCGGTTTCAAACGAAGCGGTCGCCTCAACGCCTTTGATGGTCGCTTTACCGATGTTGTAATAACGGTAGCTCACCGGATCGCTGTCGATCAGGTTGTCGATGTCATTACGGTAAGCAGAAACGCGCCAGGTCACTGGCCCGGTCAGCCCTTCGAAGCCACCTTCCCACTGCTTGCTTTCTTCTGGTTTCAGATCGCGATTGCCATAAAAGTCGCTATACAGCTGGCCCATGTTCGGTGCTTTGAAGGCGGTGCCGTAAGACCCCACCAGGCGATATCCTTCGACAAACTCCCAGGCCGCGCTGGTCTGCCAGGTGCCGTGCCAGCCAAATTCGGAGTTGTCGTCACCACGCACGGCGGCTTCCAGCGTCACCGGGCCAACCAGTTGCTGACCGGTCAGGTACAGGCCCGTATTGCGCTGGCTTTTCTCTTCGCTCACCGAGGCGGTGTTCGGTTTGATTTTCTGATCCTGCCAATCGGCGCCGGCGCTCACCGTGCCACGCCCGACCTGCAGCGTGTTACCCCATTGCAGGTTGTACTGTTCCACATCGTCCAGTCGCGCCGAACTGGCGTACTGGCCTAAACGCGGATCATAGTTGTAGTCTTTACTGTGACTGTAGCTGCCAATCAGCTGCGTCGCATAAATGCCCTGCTGGTAACGTACCCCACTGTCCCAGGTCTGGCTATAAAGCTTGCGTGTATCCACCAGCGCAGCGCCCGGTGAATAATAGCTATCATAGGCCGTGCGGTTGTCATAGCCGTAACCGCGCACGAAACCGCTGAACTGTTCGGTAAACTGGTGCTGTATGGCGCCATACAGCGACTTGCTCATGAAACCGTCACGATCCTGCTGGCTTTGCATGCCGGTATTGCCATAAGCCACCACGTCATACCCTTTGGTATAGGTATAGTTGCCCGCCAGCGTTGCCACGGTGTCGTCCCCCAGCGGCTGCTGGGTCGATGCGTCATACGCCTGATAGCCGTTGGAACCCAGCCCGGCGGAAAGCGTAGTGCCGTTGTTTTCTCGCGTAGTGATAATGTTGACTACGCCACCAATCGCGTCGGAGCCATACACCGCCGAACGCGGCCCACGGATATATTCAATTTTCTGCACCAGCGAAATAGGAATTTGGCTGAGATCGGAAGAGCCGCTGACGCCAGCCTGATTCAGACGGATGCCGTCGATCAGTACCAATACGTGGCTGGAATTGGTGCCACGTACAAACAGCGAGCTGTTTTGCCCCAAGCCGCCGTTCTGGGCAATATCCACTCCCGGCAAACGGCGCATCACATCGGTCAGGCTTTTGGCCTGCCAGCGATCGATATCAGTACGGGTGACGACGGAGGTCGGCGCCAGAACCGAAGATACCGGCTGAGGAAAACGGTTGGCGGTAACCACCAGTTTATCGCTGTGATTGGTCGTGGTGTTGTCTTGCGCCCATCCAGAAAAGGCCGTGACGGAGGTAACCACCGACAGCAGCGTATTTTTTATCATTGTCATTGGGAAAAGCATCCAAACATATCTGCGGATGCCGCAGGTTCATGGACTGGTGATTCGCGACAGTCATGAATAATGCGACGTAGTACCGGCAGGTCTTCGGGCTTGGGACTTGTCGATTGCGCAACCCAATCGACACCGGGCGATGACTTCCCATCCAGCAGTGGACAGTGTCTGCATTAATATATGCTATCGCCGTGACTTCCCCTTACCGCTGCGCGTCAGCTCCGGATTCTCACCGGATTCCCTTTTCACTCGCTGCTTGAGGCCGGACAGCAATGCTACGATCAATGTAAATGGATGTCTAGACTTCCAATAATGTAACAAATAATAAGGCTGACAAAACTGGACTTCACTGCCCAATTCCCTACAATCCCCGCTGATCCAATTTGACTGACGAGAAGACCATGACGCCCGAGAACCTGCCTATTGAACGCTACGACGAACAGCTGACGGAGAAAACCCAGCGGCTGGCGTCCATGATGTCGCCGTTCGGGGCACCCGAGCCGGAAGTGTTCCGCTCGCCAGTGAGCCATTACCGTATGCGCGCCGAATTCCGCATCTGGCACGACGATGATGAGATGTACCACATCATGTTCGACCAGCAGACCAAGCAGCGGATTCGCGTTGACCGCTTTCCCGCCGCCAGCGAACTGATCAACCGCCTGATGACCGCGCTGATCGCCGCCATCAAACCGCAGCCCGTTCTGCGCCGCAAACTGTTCCAGATCGATTACCTGTCAACCCGAAGCGGTAAAATCATCGCGTCGCTGCTGTACCACCGCAAGCTGGACGATGAATGGCAACGGCACGCGGAGCAATTGCGCGATGATCTGCGCGCCCAGGGTTTCGATCTGCAACTGATTGGCCGCGCCTCTAAAATGAAAATCACCCTGGATCACGATTACATCGATGAAGTGCTGCCGGTCGCAGGGCGCGACATGATTTACCGCCAGGTGGAAAACAGCTTCACCCAGCCCAACGCGGCGATAAACGTTGCCATGTTGGAATGGGCGCTGGACGTCACACGGCATGCCAAGGGGGATTTGCTGGAACTGTACTGCGGCAACGGTAACTTTTCTCTGGCGCTGGCGCGCAATTTCGATCGCGTGCTGGCAACGGAAATCGCCAAGCCATCGGTGGCCGCCGCACAATACAATATCGCCGCCAATCAGGTAGACAATGTGCAAATCATTCGTATGGCAGCGGAAGAGTTTACCCAGGCGATGAACGGCGTACGCAGCTTTAATCGTCTGCAAGGCATTGATTTAAGCAGCTATAACTGTGAGACAATTTTTGTCGATCCGCCACGTAGTGGGCTGGATGACGAAACGGTGAAGATGGTACAGGCCTATCCACGCATCCTGTATATTTCCTGCAACCCGGAAACGCTGAGCGCCAACCTGGATACCTTGCAGGCCACGCATGACATTACCCGCCTGGCGCTGTTCGATCAGTTCCCCTACACCCACCATATGGAATGCGGCGTACTGTTGGAAAAACGCGTCTAGCGCCAACCGGCAGCAATAAGGCCCGGGACACCCGGGCCGGCAGCATTATGGCTGCGATTGACCACCCAGCGTCTTGCGCGTCTTCAGTTTGATGCCAATCCACAGCACCAGCACCACGCAAAGGATCGATGGCAGGAAGTTCGAGCCGATTTGCGGGTATTCCGCACGTACGATGGCGCTGTATATCAATAAACCCAGCACGAAACACGCCGCGGCCAACTTGGGCATGCCGTCCGGCATCACCCGGTTAAGGTAACGCTGATGCAGGCAGTACACCGCCAACACCAGTGCGATCAGCGGGAAGATCGAAAACGGTACCACCGAGCTGAACAACGCGGCGAAAGAACCGTTGATCGAAAGGCCGGCAATCAACGCCAGCAGTAAGGTGCCATTCTCACGGCCTGGTTTTTCCATTACTTTTTACCTTCTTATACGTGGGTGACAGATGATCTTTCTTGCTCGCGGCGATACCAGTAATAGGCTCCTTTGGAAATCATCCGCAATTGCAGTACCAGCCGCTCCTCCAACTGACGCCGCTGCTCGATGTCGATATCCAACGCTTCAGCGCCGGCGCTGAACACGATGGTGACCATGGCTTCGGCCTGAGCTTCGGTGAAGCTGCGTGGCATATGGTTTTCCAGTTCGAGGTAATCCGCCAGTTCGGCGATAAAATGCTGGATTTCGCGCGCAACCGCCGCACGAAAAGCCGCGGACGTACCGGAGCGCTCACGCAGCAACAGGCGAAATGCATTGGGGTTATTGCCAATGAACTCCATAAACGTCGAGACCGAGGTACGGATCACGCTGCCGCCTTTGGCGATGCGCTGGCGTGCCTGCCGCATCAGTTGGCGCAGCATCAGGCCGCTCTCGTCGACCATGGTCAACCCCAGCTCATCCACATCGCGAAAGTGGCGATAAAACGAGGTTGGCGCAATACCTGCCTCACGAGAAACCTCTCGCAGACTCAGGCTGGCAAAACTGCGCTCGGCGCTCAGCTGGCTGAACGCCGCTTCGATCAAAGAGCGACGCGTCCGTTCTTTTTGTTGTGCTCTGACGCCCATATGCATATCCAGATAAATTCCATTCACTCAGTCTAACGCCGTAAGGGTGGCAATATAGCAAATTTTATTGCAACAGCATTTATACAAACGCGCCTGCTCACAATTCCAACCCGTGCAGATTGTGCTTTGCCTCAAAAAGCCTAATGGTGATTGGGCGCACAGCGCTATGATGTTAAGATACCGTTGTAATTTTGTATAAGAATAGGTCTAACCTCACATGCAACAGCACTATCAATTTGATGCCATTGTTATCGGCTCGGGCCCTGGTGGTGAAGGCGCCGCCATGGGACTGGTTAAACAAGGCGCCCGAGTGGCGGTGATCGAGCGGTTCAATAATGTCGGCGGCGGCTGTACCCATTGGGGCACAATCCCGTCCAAAGCCCTCCGCCACGCCGTCAGCCGTATTATCGAATTCAACCAGAACCCGCTCTACAATAACTCCCGTACGCTCAGCGCCACGTTCCCTGACATTCTCCGCCACGCCGACAACGTCATTAACCAACAGACCCGCATGCGCCAAGGCTTTTACGAGCGCAACCAGTGCAAACTGTTTGCCGGCGATGCGCGTTTTATCGATGCCAATACCGTCAGCGTTACCTATCAGGACGGCACCCAAGATACCATCCGCGCCGATCACATCGTGAATCGCCTGCGGCTCGCGGCCCTATCACCCGGCCAGCGTTGATTTTACCCATTCACGTATTT encodes:
- the fabR gene encoding HTH-type transcriptional repressor FabR, giving the protein MGVRAQQKERTRRSLIEAAFSQLSAERSFASLSLREVSREAGIAPTSFYRHFRDVDELGLTMVDESGLMLRQLMRQARQRIAKGGSVIRTSVSTFMEFIGNNPNAFRLLLRERSGTSAAFRAAVAREIQHFIAELADYLELENHMPRSFTEAQAEAMVTIVFSAGAEALDIDIEQRRQLEERLVLQLRMISKGAYYWYRREQERSSVTHV
- a CDS encoding YijD family membrane protein; the encoded protein is MEKPGRENGTLLLALIAGLSINGSFAALFSSVVPFSIFPLIALVLAVYCLHQRYLNRVMPDGMPKLAAACFVLGLLIYSAIVRAEYPQIGSNFLPSILCVVLVLWIGIKLKTRKTLGGQSQP
- the trmA gene encoding tRNA (uridine(54)-C5)-methyltransferase TrmA; this translates as MTPENLPIERYDEQLTEKTQRLASMMSPFGAPEPEVFRSPVSHYRMRAEFRIWHDDDEMYHIMFDQQTKQRIRVDRFPAASELINRLMTALIAAIKPQPVLRRKLFQIDYLSTRSGKIIASLLYHRKLDDEWQRHAEQLRDDLRAQGFDLQLIGRASKMKITLDHDYIDEVLPVAGRDMIYRQVENSFTQPNAAINVAMLEWALDVTRHAKGDLLELYCGNGNFSLALARNFDRVLATEIAKPSVAAAQYNIAANQVDNVQIIRMAAEEFTQAMNGVRSFNRLQGIDLSSYNCETIFVDPPRSGLDDETVKMVQAYPRILYISCNPETLSANLDTLQATHDITRLALFDQFPYTHHMECGVLLEKRV
- the btuB gene encoding TonB-dependent vitamin B12 receptor BtuB, giving the protein MTMIKNTLLSVVTSVTAFSGWAQDNTTTNHSDKLVVTANRFPQPVSSVLAPTSVVTRTDIDRWQAKSLTDVMRRLPGVDIAQNGGLGQNSSLFVRGTNSSHVLVLIDGIRLNQAGVSGSSDLSQIPISLVQKIEYIRGPRSAVYGSDAIGGVVNIITTRENNGTTLSAGLGSNGYQAYDASTQQPLGDDTVATLAGNYTYTKGYDVVAYGNTGMQSQQDRDGFMSKSLYGAIQHQFTEQFSGFVRGYGYDNRTAYDSYYSPGAALVDTRKLYSQTWDSGVRYQQGIYATQLIGSYSHSKDYNYDPRLGQYASSARLDDVEQYNLQWGNTLQVGRGTVSAGADWQDQKIKPNTASVSEEKSQRNTGLYLTGQQLVGPVTLEAAVRGDDNSEFGWHGTWQTSAAWEFVEGYRLVGSYGTAFKAPNMGQLYSDFYGNRDLKPEESKQWEGGFEGLTGPVTWRVSAYRNDIDNLIDSDPVSYRYYNIGKATIKGVEATASFETGPLTHQIGYDYVDPRNAKTNEVLLRRAKQQVKYELDWQVYDLDWAVTYRYLGQRFDKDYSSYPSETVKLGGVSLWDLAVSYPVTSHLTVRGRIANLFDKDYETAYGYATPGREYSLTGSYTF